The Thalassotalea psychrophila genome window below encodes:
- the gabT gene encoding 4-aminobutyrate--2-oxoglutarate transaminase: MNNQQLQDRKTKVIARGQGNMYPVYVERAVNSELWDVEGKRYIDFGTGIAVCNTGHSHPKVVAAVKTQVDKFSHTCVMVNPYEVAVELAEKLTAIAPGDSDKKAIFVSTGAEAVENCVKIARAHTGRRGVIAFNGGFHGRTNLTMALTGKILPYKNLFGPFPGDIFHAPFPMDCHDVSVKSSLKAIENLFKVDIAATDVAAIIVEPVQGEGGFYAAPPEFLQALRKICDQHGIVLIADEIQTGFGRTGKMFSFEHAGVEADLMTMAKGIAGGFPIAAVVGKSEIMDAPLPGGLGGTYGGSPVACAAALAVLDVIKEENLVNRSVQVGELFNQRLTELQSQFPKLIGDVRNQGSMIAIELVKEGDFEQPNPELTQAVIAKAAEYGLVLLACGFYSNVVRFLPALTISDELANEGLDKFTELFASVAK, encoded by the coding sequence ATGAATAATCAACAATTACAAGACAGAAAAACTAAAGTAATAGCTCGTGGTCAGGGCAACATGTATCCAGTGTATGTTGAACGTGCCGTAAACTCTGAACTATGGGATGTTGAAGGTAAACGTTACATTGACTTTGGCACCGGTATTGCTGTTTGTAATACTGGTCATAGTCATCCTAAAGTTGTGGCTGCAGTTAAGACGCAAGTTGATAAATTTAGTCATACCTGTGTGATGGTAAATCCATATGAAGTTGCTGTTGAACTTGCTGAAAAACTAACTGCTATCGCGCCAGGTGACTCAGATAAAAAAGCAATATTTGTATCTACTGGTGCTGAAGCTGTAGAAAATTGCGTTAAAATTGCTCGTGCTCATACTGGTCGTCGTGGTGTTATTGCGTTTAATGGTGGCTTTCACGGGCGCACTAATTTAACCATGGCTTTAACGGGTAAAATATTACCTTATAAAAATTTATTTGGTCCATTTCCTGGTGATATCTTCCATGCACCATTCCCAATGGATTGCCATGATGTTTCAGTTAAATCATCTTTAAAAGCGATAGAAAACTTATTTAAAGTAGATATTGCTGCTACTGATGTTGCTGCAATTATTGTTGAGCCAGTGCAAGGTGAAGGCGGATTTTATGCTGCACCACCAGAGTTTTTGCAAGCATTACGTAAAATTTGTGATCAACATGGCATTGTATTAATTGCTGATGAAATTCAAACTGGCTTTGGCCGCACCGGAAAAATGTTCAGTTTTGAACATGCTGGTGTTGAAGCCGATTTAATGACTATGGCCAAAGGTATTGCTGGTGGTTTCCCTATTGCTGCGGTTGTTGGTAAGAGTGAAATCATGGATGCGCCATTGCCTGGTGGTTTAGGTGGTACTTATGGTGGTTCACCCGTTGCTTGCGCTGCAGCGTTGGCGGTATTGGATGTGATTAAAGAAGAAAACCTGGTGAATCGTTCAGTACAAGTTGGCGAACTATTTAATCAACGTTTAACTGAATTACAATCTCAATTTCCAAAGCTAATTGGTGATGTTAGAAATCAAGGTTCAATGATTGCAATTGAATTAGTTAAAGAAGGTGATTTTGAACAACCAAATCCAGAACTAACACAAGCTGTAATTGCTAAAGCAGCTGAATATGGTTTAGTACTTCTTGCCTGTGGTTTTTATAGTAACGTGGTACGTTTTCTACCCGCATTAACTATTAGTGATGAATTAGCGAATGAAGGTTTAGACAAGTTTACTGAATTATTTGCTTCAGTAGCTAAGTAA
- a CDS encoding NAD-dependent succinate-semialdehyde dehydrogenase: MQQLQDQHLLKPFSYINGSWHSSESSFPVTNPATGEEVAKVSDAGIAETELAVKAAKGALKSWSAKSANERATLLRNWFNLMMQHQDDLGRILTLEQGKPLAEAKGEIAYGAAFIEWFAEEGKRVYGDTIPGPAGDKRIVVIKQPVGVVASITPWNFPNAMIARKAAAALAAGCTFVVRPATQTPLSALAMAELAERAGIPAGVFNVVVGMDARGIGKVLTQHPDIAKFTFTGSTPVGKMLIEQCATTVKKVSMELGGNAPFIVFDDADIDAAVQGAMVSKYRNAGQTCVCTNRIFVQQGVLAEFTEKFSQAVAALEIGNGLEQGITIGPMISSSAVADVDKLVTASIAAGATLVAGGEGHHLGENYYQPTILTNVTNDMPIACNEIFGPVSPIIAFNDESDALAMANDSEYGLAAYFYTRDIGRVWRVAEGLEFGMVGINEGIISNAAAPFGGVKQSGSGREGSKYGLDDYMEIKYLCMGGIDK; the protein is encoded by the coding sequence ATGCAGCAGTTACAAGATCAGCATTTACTAAAACCTTTTTCATACATTAATGGCAGTTGGCACAGCAGCGAATCGTCGTTTCCAGTTACTAACCCTGCCACCGGTGAAGAAGTTGCTAAGGTTAGTGATGCGGGTATTGCTGAAACAGAGCTTGCAGTTAAAGCTGCAAAAGGCGCATTAAAGTCGTGGTCAGCGAAATCTGCCAATGAAAGAGCGACGTTATTGCGTAATTGGTTCAATTTAATGATGCAGCATCAAGATGATTTAGGTCGAATTTTAACTTTAGAGCAAGGTAAGCCATTAGCAGAAGCTAAAGGTGAAATCGCCTATGGCGCAGCCTTTATTGAATGGTTTGCTGAAGAAGGTAAGCGTGTTTACGGGGATACAATTCCAGGTCCAGCAGGTGATAAACGCATTGTGGTGATCAAACAACCTGTAGGTGTTGTTGCTTCAATAACGCCATGGAACTTTCCAAATGCAATGATAGCTCGTAAGGCTGCTGCAGCATTGGCAGCAGGATGTACATTTGTCGTTCGTCCGGCAACGCAAACGCCACTGTCAGCATTAGCCATGGCTGAACTTGCGGAAAGAGCTGGTATCCCTGCTGGTGTATTTAATGTCGTGGTCGGTATGGATGCGCGTGGTATTGGGAAAGTACTTACTCAACATCCTGATATTGCCAAGTTCACTTTTACTGGCTCTACGCCGGTTGGAAAAATGCTAATTGAGCAATGCGCAACAACGGTTAAAAAAGTATCGATGGAACTTGGTGGTAACGCGCCATTTATCGTGTTTGATGATGCTGATATAGATGCGGCAGTACAAGGAGCGATGGTCTCTAAATATCGTAATGCCGGTCAAACTTGTGTCTGCACTAATAGAATTTTTGTTCAGCAAGGCGTTTTGGCTGAATTCACTGAAAAATTCAGCCAAGCTGTAGCCGCATTAGAAATAGGCAACGGATTAGAACAAGGGATAACTATTGGCCCAATGATTTCATCTTCAGCCGTTGCTGATGTTGATAAGTTGGTTACTGCATCGATTGCTGCAGGCGCAACTTTGGTTGCGGGCGGTGAAGGTCATCATCTTGGTGAGAATTATTACCAACCAACAATTTTAACTAACGTAACAAATGATATGCCAATTGCTTGTAACGAAATTTTTGGCCCGGTATCACCAATTATTGCTTTTAATGATGAAAGCGATGCACTCGCGATGGCTAATGATAGCGAATACGGCCTAGCTGCTTACTTTTACACTCGCGATATTGGTCGTGTTTGGCGTGTCGCCGAAGGTTTAGAATTTGGCATGGTAGGCATTAATGAAGGCATTATTTCAAATGCAGCAGCGCCTTTTGGCGGTGTAAAACAGTCAGGTAGTGGCCGTGAAGGCTCTAAATATGGTTTAGATGACTATATGGAAATAAAGTACTTGTGCATGGGTGGAATTGATAAATAG
- a CDS encoding LysR family transcriptional regulator, producing the protein MSNTSIIPKPIAEYDLRLLRIFVSVVEHGGFAAAEVALGITRSTISVHMSNLETRMKLKLCLRGRGGFSLTEEGQEVYHAVINLFESLNDFSLYVGTLGKELSGEIVILCADQLDTKRQQKLAKVIRHIHDNAPNLHIVLDGDSISNIEKSLLKDKAHIGLFPGYQQIEGLNYTPIYSEPIYLCCGKEHPFFDKVDSQITDADLAEVAAIHPGIDIDDSGRKQLQKLNLDAKAYQFDTRKAMILSGHYIGFMSQSYIQDELNQGQIRLIQPSTRTYQFKLSMVHKKVPREVNKVKLLKQAFTQVFS; encoded by the coding sequence TTGAGTAATACGTCAATTATTCCAAAACCGATAGCAGAATACGATTTACGTTTATTACGTATTTTTGTTTCTGTGGTTGAGCATGGCGGCTTTGCTGCTGCAGAAGTTGCATTAGGTATCACTCGCTCAACCATCAGCGTGCACATGTCAAATCTTGAAACGCGAATGAAACTGAAGCTTTGTTTGCGTGGTAGAGGTGGTTTTTCTCTTACTGAAGAAGGACAAGAGGTTTATCATGCGGTTATCAACTTATTTGAGTCATTAAATGACTTTTCGTTGTATGTTGGCACTCTGGGAAAAGAGCTCAGTGGTGAAATTGTTATCCTCTGTGCCGATCAACTCGACACCAAACGACAACAAAAACTAGCCAAGGTCATTCGTCACATTCATGACAACGCACCAAATTTACATATTGTTTTAGATGGAGATTCAATTTCAAATATTGAGAAATCATTATTAAAGGATAAAGCGCACATTGGCCTTTTTCCAGGTTATCAACAAATTGAAGGTCTTAACTACACGCCAATCTATAGTGAGCCCATTTATTTATGTTGCGGAAAAGAACACCCATTTTTTGATAAAGTTGACAGCCAGATAACTGACGCAGATTTGGCAGAAGTTGCCGCAATTCATCCAGGTATTGATATTGATGATTCAGGTCGTAAGCAACTGCAAAAGCTAAATCTTGATGCTAAGGCTTATCAGTTTGATACTCGTAAAGCGATGATTTTATCCGGTCACTATATTGGCTTTATGTCACAGAGTTACATTCAAGATGAATTAAACCAAGGTCAAATCAGGTTGATCCAACCCAGTACACGAACCTATCAATTCAAATTATCTATGGTACACAAAAAAGTGCCCAGAGAAGTGAATAAAGTTAAGCTTTTAAAACAAGCCTTTACTCAAGTGTTTAGCTAG
- a CDS encoding LytTR family DNA-binding domain-containing protein, whose product MTNREINQKNQQINRRVRKSSLINDIVTVSVVGLILGFLSPFGMAEIPLQWSIAYWLVTCLSGYFIYMPCGHLGELLLSKWLSMHWLRVAISTSIASVLMSFVVLLLVNLFFNVPISYGEDFFKVLPKVIVIGGLLTFIGMVKDYIKYQNDKLVQSEKLIDEQKTQASAKIDQKFETFMALLPVEKRGELFCLEMSDHYLKVYTDKGHHLLLMRFKDALEMLADFQGLQTHRSWWVSLSAVTKLEKDGRKVFLLVNNELQVPVSRTYMDAVKAANIH is encoded by the coding sequence TTGACGAATCGTGAAATAAACCAGAAAAATCAACAGATAAACCGTAGAGTAAGAAAATCAAGCCTTATAAATGACATAGTTACTGTCTCGGTTGTTGGGCTTATCTTAGGCTTTTTATCGCCGTTTGGAATGGCAGAAATACCCTTGCAATGGTCTATCGCCTATTGGTTAGTGACTTGTTTGTCGGGCTATTTTATTTATATGCCATGCGGTCATTTAGGTGAATTGTTGTTATCTAAATGGCTTTCCATGCATTGGCTACGAGTGGCTATTTCAACATCGATTGCCAGTGTGTTGATGAGTTTTGTCGTCCTTTTATTGGTAAATTTATTTTTTAATGTCCCAATAAGCTATGGCGAAGACTTTTTTAAAGTCTTACCAAAAGTAATTGTTATCGGTGGCCTGCTAACGTTCATCGGTATGGTTAAAGATTATATAAAGTACCAAAATGACAAATTAGTACAATCAGAAAAACTTATTGATGAGCAAAAAACACAGGCCAGCGCTAAAATTGATCAAAAGTTTGAAACGTTTATGGCGCTGCTACCCGTTGAAAAACGTGGAGAATTATTCTGTTTAGAAATGTCTGATCACTACCTAAAGGTTTACACCGATAAAGGTCATCACTTATTATTAATGCGCTTCAAAGATGCTCTGGAAATGCTAGCTGATTTTCAAGGATTGCAAACTCATCGCTCTTGGTGGGTTAGTCTAAGTGCGGTAACAAAATTAGAAAAAGATGGCCGCAAAGTGTTTTTGTTAGTAAATAATGAATTGCAGGTGCCAGTTTCTAGAACCTATATGGACGCGGTAAAAGCAGCTAATATTCACTGA
- a CDS encoding DUF2141 domain-containing protein: protein MKNISTLIATVAISSLSTQAVANEIEFNISGIDLENSASNKIYVQLFKGEENYTKGKAEVALITKSSNGSATITFNDIDQGDYALRFFHDQNDNGKLETNLFGMPVEGFGFSNNAKPNFGPVSYQQIKFTVNEEQGKVINASTVIY, encoded by the coding sequence ATGAAAAATATTTCAACACTTATTGCCACAGTCGCCATTAGTTCATTAAGCACCCAAGCGGTAGCTAATGAGATTGAATTTAATATCTCTGGTATTGACCTAGAAAACAGTGCATCGAATAAAATATATGTGCAGCTGTTTAAAGGTGAAGAAAACTATACCAAGGGTAAAGCCGAAGTTGCCTTAATAACAAAATCAAGTAATGGCAGTGCCACTATCACCTTTAATGACATCGATCAGGGCGACTATGCTCTGCGCTTTTTTCACGACCAAAACGATAATGGCAAACTGGAAACCAATTTGTTTGGCATGCCAGTTGAAGGCTTTGGTTTTTCCAACAATGCCAAGCCAAATTTTGGCCCGGTGAGTTATCAACAAATTAAGTTCACCGTTAACGAAGAACAAGGCAAAGTGATTAATGCCAGTACAGTAATTTACTAA
- a CDS encoding carotenoid oxygenase family protein, whose protein sequence is MQRRELLKGIGAVGATIGVGGLLVNGTLTASATETSASKLPVNYKQLFNQALANDPDLIGFANVENNFSKQALTVEGVIPKDINGTFLRNGPGKHERGELRYKHLFEGDGMLQSFTIADGKISHYGKFINTPKFSQEQSAQKFLYSGPDTHINNALPVSSADMINTANTNVISVGDDLWALWEAGSPTRVNAETLEYQQQINLGENSKYASSLNGLPFSAHPKIEANGDIWNFGLNPSGHIVLYHLSANGQMKNVGIVDAKYKGGMLHDFLMTEKHLLLILPSLTTSASTSKEQQGYFSRIGFNKNQAMRVLVVNKDDLTISKQFELPAGFAFHYGNAWEESNGTIHFDASLYPNIDVLHNLSKVMMGEINNANVDAKMALFTLYPNGKATQAVLEQNSEFPRVCDHLVGQKYQQLYHLSSNHNSLWSDSVCRFEVSSGIEDKFDFGKDFLVEEHITVCPKNKEGSGYLIGTALHVPSKRTCLNIFQANNLAQGPICRAWLPYHLPLGFHGSFKANHIG, encoded by the coding sequence ATGCAACGCAGAGAATTACTTAAAGGTATTGGTGCTGTTGGTGCCACCATTGGAGTCGGCGGGTTGCTAGTTAACGGTACACTAACTGCTTCGGCAACAGAAACTAGCGCAAGCAAACTTCCGGTAAATTATAAGCAATTATTTAATCAAGCCTTGGCAAATGATCCTGACCTGATTGGTTTTGCCAATGTAGAGAATAATTTTTCCAAACAAGCGCTTACCGTTGAAGGTGTTATTCCAAAAGATATCAATGGCACCTTTTTACGCAATGGTCCCGGCAAACACGAACGCGGCGAATTACGCTATAAACATTTGTTCGAAGGCGATGGCATGCTGCAAAGCTTTACTATTGCCGATGGAAAAATTAGCCACTACGGTAAATTTATTAATACTCCTAAATTTTCACAAGAACAAAGCGCACAGAAATTTTTGTATTCTGGCCCCGACACTCACATAAATAACGCTCTGCCGGTTTCAAGCGCGGACATGATAAATACCGCTAATACTAATGTTATTAGTGTTGGTGATGACCTATGGGCGTTATGGGAAGCAGGAAGCCCTACTCGCGTAAACGCGGAAACATTAGAGTACCAACAGCAAATCAATTTGGGTGAAAATAGTAAATATGCCAGTAGCTTAAATGGTTTGCCATTTTCTGCCCACCCTAAGATTGAAGCAAATGGCGATATATGGAATTTTGGTTTAAACCCATCAGGTCATATCGTGCTTTATCATTTATCCGCCAATGGACAGATGAAAAACGTTGGTATTGTCGATGCAAAATACAAAGGTGGTATGTTGCATGATTTTTTAATGACCGAGAAACATCTGTTATTAATATTACCATCATTAACCACATCCGCTAGCACCAGCAAAGAACAGCAAGGTTATTTCTCTCGCATTGGTTTTAACAAAAATCAAGCTATGCGGGTATTGGTGGTTAACAAAGATGATTTAACCATAAGTAAACAATTTGAATTGCCTGCCGGCTTTGCGTTTCATTATGGCAATGCCTGGGAAGAATCCAATGGCACTATTCATTTTGATGCCAGTTTATACCCAAATATCGACGTATTGCATAATTTATCAAAGGTGATGATGGGTGAAATAAACAATGCCAATGTAGATGCTAAAATGGCGCTATTTACTCTTTATCCAAATGGCAAAGCAACTCAGGCAGTGCTTGAGCAAAATAGCGAATTCCCGCGAGTTTGCGATCACCTGGTTGGACAGAAATATCAGCAGCTTTACCATCTGTCATCAAATCATAACAGTTTATGGAGTGATTCGGTTTGTCGCTTCGAGGTAAGCTCAGGGATCGAGGATAAGTTTGATTTTGGCAAAGACTTTTTAGTCGAAGAGCACATTACTGTTTGCCCAAAAAACAAAGAAGGCAGCGGGTATTTAATTGGTACTGCGTTACATGTGCCAAGTAAACGCACTTGCCTGAACATTTTTCAAGCCAATAACCTCGCGCAAGGACCAATATGCAGAGCTTGGCTACCTTATCATTTGCCTTTAGGGTTTCATGGCAGTTTTAAAGCCAATCATATTGGGTAA
- a CDS encoding sulfatase-like hydrolase/transferase, translated as MSRYIRSVICTVFLLASLVSAPFSLASSKIENKPNIVLVLMDNFGYGEVGVYGGGVLRGAATPNIDSIAAQGFQLTNFNVEAECTPSRAALMTGRYGIRTRQKPSGPPRGVWYGITKWEITLAEMLSDSGYATGIFGKWHLGDTKGRYPTDQGFDEWYGIPRSSDRAFWPDSTSFAPGSHPKAVFTYVMSAKRGEQPKPLDVYNRAKRTTIDGEITDMAIDFIKRKAKAKQPFFAYIPYTQTHEPVDPHPDFKGKTGNGKFADVLAQTDAYVGKLLATVDELKLKNTIFIFTSDNGREGVPRSFGFTGPWRGSMFSPYEGSLRVPFLVRWPEKIPTKQVSNDIVHQIDLFPTLANWVGAELPKDRVIDGVNQSNFFMGKSEKSARESMVIYIGNELFGVKWRNWKLLLKEIDEHSYAIKKMAYPTIYNLLIDPKEEVPELNYLSDTWVDFPLYQVLDDHIESIENDAGAPNP; from the coding sequence ATGTCTAGGTACATTCGAAGCGTTATATGCACTGTATTTCTATTAGCCAGTCTTGTGTCTGCTCCTTTTTCGTTAGCTTCGTCCAAGATTGAAAACAAACCAAATATTGTCCTAGTTTTGATGGATAATTTTGGTTATGGGGAAGTTGGGGTTTACGGTGGTGGTGTTTTACGCGGAGCTGCAACGCCGAATATTGATAGCATTGCAGCTCAAGGGTTTCAATTAACTAATTTTAATGTTGAAGCAGAATGTACACCATCACGAGCAGCTTTGATGACCGGTCGTTATGGTATTCGTACGCGACAAAAACCAAGCGGCCCGCCTAGAGGTGTATGGTACGGAATAACCAAGTGGGAGATCACCTTGGCCGAGATGCTGTCTGATTCTGGTTACGCGACAGGCATTTTTGGTAAATGGCACTTGGGCGACACTAAAGGGCGTTACCCTACGGATCAGGGTTTTGATGAATGGTACGGTATTCCGAGATCATCTGACCGAGCATTCTGGCCAGATAGCACTAGCTTTGCGCCTGGTAGTCACCCAAAGGCGGTATTCACTTATGTTATGTCGGCAAAGCGCGGCGAACAACCCAAACCACTCGATGTGTACAACCGCGCCAAGCGTACAACTATCGATGGCGAAATCACAGATATGGCCATCGACTTCATCAAGCGTAAAGCTAAAGCCAAGCAGCCTTTTTTTGCCTATATCCCATATACACAAACCCATGAACCTGTAGACCCTCACCCAGACTTTAAAGGTAAGACTGGCAATGGAAAATTTGCTGACGTTCTGGCGCAAACAGATGCCTATGTTGGCAAACTGCTAGCAACAGTTGATGAGCTAAAGTTAAAAAATACCATCTTTATCTTTACGTCTGACAATGGCCGCGAAGGTGTGCCGAGGTCGTTTGGTTTTACTGGCCCTTGGCGCGGTAGTATGTTTTCTCCTTATGAAGGCTCTTTACGTGTGCCATTTTTAGTCCGCTGGCCTGAAAAAATCCCCACCAAACAAGTCTCCAACGACATTGTCCACCAAATAGATTTGTTTCCTACATTGGCCAATTGGGTAGGCGCCGAACTTCCTAAAGATCGAGTCATTGATGGTGTAAACCAGTCTAATTTCTTTATGGGAAAATCGGAAAAATCGGCACGCGAGTCTATGGTTATTTATATTGGCAACGAGCTTTTTGGAGTAAAATGGCGTAATTGGAAATTGCTTTTAAAAGAGATTGATGAACACAGTTATGCAATCAAAAAGATGGCTTATCCGACAATCTACAATTTACTGATAGATCCAAAAGAAGAGGTACCAGAGCTCAATTATCTTTCAGATACTTGGGTAGATTTTCCGTTATACCAAGTGTTAGATGATCACATTGAGTCGATAGAAAATGATGCTGGTGCGCCAAATCCCTAA
- a CDS encoding serine hydrolase domain-containing protein, with the protein MKTITSKPSYVIDESLNIGQHNWDRPDNLAIGQLSMDKLFKTVAIECPTTIELPRSEQRLNVEQMQFNDPLMQGRMITGEQLLNRRIFNDGLLVMHEGEVVHESYRNGMVDTDRHVIHSCTKSLCAMQVAIAISQGLLDPSAQLTSYLPEFAQHQAWHGVTLQHVLDMQAGIEYNEDYTNPNAHYWSYARAAGYYPPEPGEQAIGAKAWALQNLNKRDQTPGTSFVYNSCLANVLGMVLEKVYQQNLAQIFESLLYQHTGAEASGYFNTDPQGFPITEGQFNLRLRDFARVAFIILNKGKNLAGKQIVPVDFIKQFVVPNKEYQQAYQASNHDSLFKQGQYKNQFWVLDPQQQQFTMLGIHGQFAWFDLPRNLMVVGMGSYPVQDGDLMMKCLNTLWQKIATEVPTPRS; encoded by the coding sequence ATGAAAACCATAACCAGCAAGCCAAGTTATGTTATCGACGAGTCTTTAAATATAGGCCAACATAACTGGGATCGGCCAGACAATTTAGCTATTGGGCAGCTGTCTATGGATAAGCTGTTTAAAACCGTGGCGATAGAATGCCCAACGACAATTGAGTTACCACGCAGTGAACAACGTTTGAATGTTGAGCAAATGCAATTTAATGATCCCTTAATGCAAGGTCGCATGATAACAGGCGAACAGCTGTTAAATCGCCGTATTTTTAATGATGGTTTATTAGTGATGCACGAAGGTGAAGTAGTGCATGAATCTTATCGTAACGGTATGGTTGATACTGATCGCCACGTAATTCACTCGTGCACAAAATCGTTATGTGCAATGCAAGTTGCCATTGCAATTAGCCAGGGCTTATTAGATCCATCGGCACAACTAACGTCTTATTTACCTGAATTCGCTCAACATCAAGCCTGGCATGGGGTGACATTGCAACATGTGCTTGATATGCAAGCCGGTATTGAATACAACGAAGACTATACTAATCCTAATGCTCATTATTGGAGTTATGCGCGAGCTGCAGGGTATTATCCTCCAGAACCTGGTGAACAAGCAATTGGAGCGAAAGCTTGGGCGCTACAAAACTTAAACAAACGTGACCAAACACCAGGTACTAGTTTTGTTTATAATTCTTGTTTGGCAAACGTACTTGGTATGGTGTTAGAAAAAGTATATCAGCAAAATTTAGCCCAAATATTTGAAAGCTTATTATACCAACATACTGGCGCAGAGGCTTCAGGTTACTTTAATACCGATCCACAGGGTTTTCCAATCACCGAAGGACAGTTTAACCTTCGCTTGCGTGACTTCGCTCGTGTTGCATTTATTATTCTCAATAAAGGTAAAAATTTAGCTGGTAAACAAATCGTTCCTGTTGATTTTATTAAGCAGTTTGTGGTGCCAAATAAAGAGTATCAGCAAGCCTATCAAGCAAGTAATCACGATAGCTTATTTAAACAAGGGCAATACAAAAATCAGTTTTGGGTATTAGACCCACAGCAACAACAATTTACCATGCTAGGTATTCACGGGCAGTTTGCTTGGTTTGATTTACCTCGAAACTTAATGGTTGTTGGTATGGGATCATATCCCGTGCAAGATGGCGACTTAATGATGAAGTGTTTAAATACACTTTGGCAAAAAATCGCGACTGAAGTACCTACACCAAGGTCTTAA
- a CDS encoding cysteine synthase A has translation MITPPIRADVAQLIGNTDLLRINSISNLTGCEVLLKCEQQNPGGSIKDRAALQLVQDAIASGKLKPGMTIVEGTAGNTGIGLALVAKALGYKMLVVMPTGQAKEKEQMIALYGATLKLVPACPFADPNHFYHTAKRLGEENDDYWWADQFENISNTKAHYENTGPEIWQQTKGNIDALVSVVGTAGTIAGNSRYLSEQNPNLKTWLVDPDGSGLYSYLKDGKFVSHGSSFTEGIGIMRCVENFRQAKIDYAITLPDQDLIDISRHILNSDGILLGSSSALNVAGAMFAAAKMGPGNTIVTFCCDLAERSYSKLYNCNFLQGKHLLETSETLTEKFTRYQTESIDNVVLVAES, from the coding sequence ATGATAACTCCCCCCATACGCGCAGACGTAGCACAATTAATAGGTAATACTGATTTATTACGAATTAATAGCATTTCTAATTTAACCGGTTGTGAAGTCCTATTAAAGTGCGAGCAGCAAAACCCTGGTGGTTCTATAAAAGATCGGGCGGCGCTGCAACTTGTGCAAGACGCTATTGCTAGCGGTAAACTCAAGCCTGGAATGACCATAGTAGAAGGAACTGCGGGCAATACTGGTATTGGATTAGCGCTTGTAGCAAAAGCTTTGGGATATAAAATGCTAGTGGTAATGCCCACTGGCCAAGCAAAAGAAAAAGAGCAAATGATTGCGCTTTATGGGGCAACACTAAAATTAGTGCCAGCTTGTCCTTTTGCTGATCCCAATCATTTCTACCACACTGCAAAACGCCTAGGTGAAGAAAATGATGATTATTGGTGGGCAGATCAGTTTGAAAACATCAGCAATACTAAGGCCCATTATGAAAATACCGGTCCCGAAATTTGGCAACAAACCAAAGGTAACATAGATGCCTTAGTATCTGTTGTTGGCACCGCGGGCACTATAGCTGGTAATTCTCGATATTTATCAGAACAAAATCCAAATTTAAAAACCTGGCTTGTCGATCCCGATGGCTCAGGCCTTTATAGCTACTTAAAAGATGGAAAATTTGTAAGTCACGGCAGTTCATTTACCGAGGGAATAGGGATAATGCGCTGTGTCGAAAATTTTCGTCAAGCCAAAATAGACTACGCCATTACGTTGCCTGATCAGGACTTAATCGATATTTCACGCCATATTCTTAATAGTGATGGAATCTTATTGGGAAGCAGTTCAGCCCTTAATGTTGCCGGAGCTATGTTTGCTGCCGCAAAAATGGGGCCGGGTAATACCATAGTGACTTTTTGTTGCGATCTGGCCGAGCGATCTTATTCAAAACTTTATAATTGCAATTTTTTGCAAGGAAAACACCTGCTCGAAACCAGTGAAACTCTAACCGAAAAATTTACTCGTTATCAAACTGAATCAATAGATAATGTTGTGCTAGTGGCAGAATCGTGA